The proteins below come from a single Magallana gigas chromosome 10, xbMagGiga1.1, whole genome shotgun sequence genomic window:
- the LOC105342862 gene encoding 17-beta-hydroxysteroid dehydrogenase type 6, with translation MFLSLGVAVIVVFLTLKWTLSRLRIKQKNSDLYVLITGCDTGFGLLAAKSFAERGINVFAAYLKEFGADTELNQRLIPIQLDVTKEDNIKNAVKTVSNKLPPNFGLWAVINNAGVSLHTGLCESQTVENFNDCLKVNLFGQVLIIKHFLPLLRKSSGRIINTASIAGRFAFPFSSPYVVSKFAVEGYSECLRRELYVQGVSVHVVEPGVFDTGMLNRAKPTEFFQKSFDTLPDNVKDYYGRDYVQKLSKGLSKFKGSKDFGQVTEAYYHAVTGRYPQAYYRVGWDAKTVFTLLINLPTGVTDYLIARSQTKPAGAR, from the exons ATGTTCCTATCACTAGGTGTCGCTGTAATTGTTGTGTTTCTTACACTGAAGTGGACGTTAAGTCGCCTAAGGATCAAACAGAAAAACAGTGACCTTTACGTACTTATAACCGGATGTGACACCGGGTTTGGCCTCCTAGCGGCAAAGTCTTTTGCCGAAAGGGGAATAAATGTGTTTGCCGCCTATCTGAAGGAGTTTGGTGCAGATACGGAATTAAACCAGCGCTTGATTCCGATACAACTTGACGTCACTAAGGAAGATAATATAAAGAATGCTGTCAAGACGGTCTCCAACAAGTTGCCCCCAAACTTTG GACTTTGGGCAGTAATCAACAATGCAGGCGTGTCTCTACATACGGGTCTCTGCGAATCTCAAACGGTGGAGAACTTTAACGATTGCCTCAAAGTGAACTTGTTTGGACAGGTCTtaatcattaaacattttcttccgCTACTGCGGAAATCCTCGGGACGTATTATCAACACGGCAAGCATAGCGGGAAGATTCGCTTTTCCATTTTCATCTCCGTATGTCGTTTCTAAATTTGCTGTGGAAGGTTACTCAGAATGTCTAAG ACGCGAGTTGTATGTACAGGGTGTGTCGGTACACGTGGTGGAGCCCGGGGTCTTCGACACGGGGATGCTGAACCGCGCCAAACCCACCGAGTTCTTCCAGAAGTCATTCGATACACTCCCGGATAATGTCAAGGACTATTATGGCAGAGATTACGTACAAAAAT TGTCTAAAGGGCTGTCCAAATTCAAGGGGAGCAAGGACTTTGGTCAGGTGACGGAGGCTTATTACCACGCGGTGACGGGGCGGTACCCCCAAGCCTATTACAGGGTGGGCTGGGACGCCAAGACTGTGTTCACTCTCCTCATCAACCTCCCCACGGGGGTCACGGACTATTTGATTGCGCGGAGTCAGACCAAACCGGCTGGCGCAAGATAA